Proteins found in one Poecilia reticulata strain Guanapo linkage group LG6, Guppy_female_1.0+MT, whole genome shotgun sequence genomic segment:
- the lsp1a gene encoding non-muscle caldesmon, with translation MSGTSVVFLLSRLTAQRSIEDAEEVERERRRKARESFRRRNSGSTPEDSSPESEAPEERHTYDRELKPSSSPSLEEDEGFSDWTQRREKQRQQRLQELXQDGEEEEENVFMKNNVAKKAAHAASXPFSXVQRQDQEDADSIRMEAEIRNDYEEXVRRVKEREGMKKNKLLLSTKQETQRPNIEEAKKKELKVSYTSKVFLCQKPKHNSQKSGPAGQEVTSVMNQRSRSSRQSVESEEAKPFLEAEQRLERIRQSLQEKESQELEQIRHRQFEAEQELEELKRRREERRRAREEEERQREEEEKQQLXAEEEERKKMREDMERRRMEAAERMKSLSTSSAEGEEAFSPKVSTHKITERTNSLNRSLKKRQTLNPEWMVHRGETPLGFPDCQLDVRSGGVLQKKNMWEILGDPSGGTEPKAKPTPHGKKHTFIVTGHGKYEKISVDECGDLSQSTGLCYSDC, from the exons ATGTCTGGAACGTCAGTAGTATTTCTTCTCTCCAGACTCACCGCTCAGAGGAGCATTGAGGATGCTGAAGAAGTGGAGCGGGAACGTCGCCGAAAGGCTCGGGAGTCTTTTCGCCGACGGAACAGCGGCTCAACACCGGAAGACTCGTCACCAGAGAGCGAGGCGCCAGAGGAGAGGCACAC GTATGATCGTGAACTGAAACCCAGCAGTTCCCCTTCTCTTGAGGAGGATGAGGGTTTTAGTGACTGGACTCAgcgcagagaaaaacaaagacaacagcGACTGCAGGAGCTCAKTCAggatggagaagaagaagaagaaaatgtctttatgaagAACAATGTAGCCAAAAAGGCTGCTCACGCTGCTTCGAYGCCATTCAGTCSAGTTCAAAGACAAGATCAGGAAGATGCTGACAGCATCAGGATGGAGGCAGAGATAAGGAACGATTACGAGGAAGASGTCAGGAGAGTGAAGGAGAGGGARGGAATGAAGAAGAACAAACTGCTGCTTTCCACAAAACAAGAGACTCAAAGGCCAAATATAGAG GAAGCGAAAAAGAAAGAACTTAAAGTATCCTACACGTCCAAGGTTTTCCTGTGTCAGAAGCCAAAACACAACAGCCAAAAGAGTGGCCCAGCTGGCCAGGAAGTGACATCTGTCATGAACCAGAGGAGCAGATccagcag ACAATCTGTGGAGTCAGAGGAGGCGAAGCCCTTTCTGGAGGCCGAGCAGAGACTGGAGAGGATCCGCCAGAGCCTGCAGGAGAAGGAGAGTCAGGAGCTGGAGCAAATCAGACACAGGCAGTTTGAGGCCGAGCAGGAGTTGGAAGAGCTGAAGAGGAGACGGGAGGAGAGACGGCGAGCTCGTGAGGAAGAGGAACgccagagggaggaggaggagaagcagcagctggYTGCTGAGGAG gaggaaagaaaaaagatgaggGAAGacatggagaggaggaggatggaagCTGCAGAAAGGATGAAGAGCCTCAGTACGTCCAGTGCAGAAGGAGAAGAGGCGTTCAGTCCCAAAGTTTCAACACACAAG atcaCAGAGAGAACCAACTCCCTGAACCGCTCGCTAAAGAAAAG GCAGACCCTTAACCCAGAGTGGATGGTCCACCGTGGGGAGACTCCTTTGGGATTCCCTGACTGTCAgttg GATGTGAGGTCTGGAGGCgtgctgcagaagaagaacatgTGGGAAATACTTGGAGACCCATCAGGGGGGACCGAACCAAAAGCAAAG CCAACACCACATGggaaaaaacatacatttattgtCACTGGTCATGGAAAATATGAGAAGATCTCTGTAGATGAATGTGGAGACCTCAGCCAAAGCACCG GTTTGTGTTACAGTGATTGCTGA
- the prr33 gene encoding mucin-5AC → MSVAYGTIHQLGLFSQQYPPPLLPKPGKDNVRLQKLIKRTAKKKASTQTSQSATPFRSSLSPVNEASPDLERSDHSTSPQTPETLPRLHSIQQPPRFTVRPLYQHVPSPYPQRAAFGRAVSMSPPMAAAPSCTYSHHITKASLSSASNQVSKVLDSPGEAKQSLQYSSVPEVSIQTTELKTFTESQAGLRPTPYVGTPHSKITSSAATQHLVPAGQPVVRPLTVLTPLIKSKSPRPTFKATEPSKSPKPMFXVPQIRMYTASTSYYETSRTPPVYDTAGLTAIGSIIPQSKTLAETKQEVLTASETRGGKATTTTTQPPLLDVDPGRKTPTSEVKVAGPKAEVRRVTPTIETQQVTXVSEIKRVTPTAEIKRATPTPXIETTRPTQTAEHKTTTPTSEVRVQTPTYELLSSRRPKTPAYHISRAXTPVFEISRPNPLLFAVSPITVDPERSRSPQTISTVSTSLPSLNLKTTEFPEILLNGDVHSDVTPADNSIKQSITKSKSESDLTRKVTSVSAVGSQRAVTPISVSATQVVTAYQRPKTPTYEASRLLTTSPGYKKQKTLTSSISHVAFQRPKTPDSQMSKSAYRGLTPAEYAAYGGIKTYSPAFGITTSVIPTQDEVKVEKEVSKQSXHKAIVKEQSTVELLERQDTSRCEEKLDQSHVKAGSSVTVPVIVVSTPSDSTGTISIQDPCTATSPVAAKQAAIVTQEMPKVVAVPSENQKEKTIVTTLTKIKDPLLKSGDQDSLKVVKKLLSRGKAQTDEEKAKSDVKSDKSVIIEPPVTQIKHESSKSVPAYPTPPVELTESNKKDNTEPCSADKPDKNGTNDSPAAAAASLLNVMQKSKGMKSKASGWLRLKKHMVVEQEEPKFPETGSQAEIQEQDQSEXTRLEEKPSGQDEKLATPKDIDTPKATKMWDAVLFQMFSSKENIMHQIELNKSEDEKNEEKSNEQKEVPSFAFRLPVLLFSPRFDAKKLKEAASKPVSKISVVFEMGLIGRKGKEEEPKDFNRKARGFAAS, encoded by the coding sequence ATGTCTGTTGCTTATGGCACTATCCACCAGCTGGGCCTGTTTTCCCAGCAGTACCCTCCACCACTGCTGCCCAAGCCTGGAAAAGACAATGTCCGTCTACAGAAACTCATCAAAAGGACTGCAAAGAAAAAGGCCTCCACCCAGACTTCACAGTCTGCTACACCCTTCCGGTCGAGCCTTTCCCCTGTAAATGAAGCAAGCCCTGACCTGGAGCGCAGTGACCACTCAACTTCCCCTCAAACACCAGAGACACTCCCTCGACTCCACAGCATCCAGCAACCTCCACGGTTCACCGTCAGGCCACTGTATCAACATGTGCCGTCCCCTTACCCACAGAGGGCAGCTTTTGGTCGAGCAGTTAGCATGTCGCCTCCCATGGCGGCCGCCCCTTCATGCACGTACTCACACCACATCACAAAAGCGTCATTAAGTTCTGCTTCAAATCAGGTTTCCAAAGTCTTAGACTCTCCAGGAGAAGCAAAGCAATCACTGCAATACTCCTCTGTGCCCGAGGTAAGCATACAaacaactgaactgaaaacatttactgaaagcCAAGCTGGTTTGAGACCTACCCCTTATGTAGGTACCCCACATTCAAAAATCACAAGTTCAGCTGCAACTCAACATCTGGTACCAGCGGGTCAACCTGTGGTTCGGCCTCTTACGGTGTTGACCCCACTCATAAAATCTAAAAGTCCACGTCCAACATTTAAAGCAACTGAGCCTTCAAAATCACCAAAGCCGATGTTTGAWGTGCCTCAGATTAGAATGTACACAGCAAGCACATCTTATTATGAAACATCCAGGACACCTCCAGTGTAYGACACGGCTGGATTAACTGCTATTGGCAGCATAATAcctcaaagtaaaacattagcagaaacaaaacaagaagtgCTCACAGCATCTGAGACCAGAGGAGGGAAGGCGACAACGACAACAACACAGCCTCCTTTATTAGACGTAGATCCTGGTAGAAAGACTCCAACATCAGAAGTTAAAGTAGCTGGCCCAAAGGCTGAAGTAAGAAGAGTCACTCCAACGATAGAAACCCAGCAAGTCACTCYAGTGTCAGAAATCAAACGAGTCACTCCGACAGCAGAAATCAAAAGAGCCACTCCAACTCCAAAMATAGAAACAACAAGACCAACTCAAACAGCTGAACATAAAACCACTACTCCAACATctgaggtcagagttcaaacaCCAACTTATGAGCTTCTGTCGTCCAGGCGACCTAAAACTCCAGCATACCACATTAGCCGAGCCKCAACCCCTGTCTTTGAAATCTCACGACCCAATCCTCTTTTGTTYGCGGTGTCGCCAATCACAGTGGATCCAGAGAGGTCAAGGTCACCCCAAACAATTTCTACTGTGAGYACTTCATTGCCCTCCCTTAATCTGAAGACAACAGAGTTTCCTGAAATTTTACTAAATGGGGATGTTCACTCTGATGTGACACCTGCAGACAACTCTATAAAACAAAGTATTACAAAGTCAAAATCAGAGTCTGATCTAACAAGAAAAGTGACCTCGGTTTCAGCGGTTGGCTCTCAAAGAGCTGTAACTCCTATATCTGTGTCGGCAACACAAGTAGTCACTGCCTATCAAAGGCCAAAAACTCCAACTTATGAAGCCTCTCGCCTTTTGACCACATCACCAGGctacaaaaagcaaaagacGTTAACATCATCTATTTCACATGTGGCCTTTCAGAGACCTAAAACCCCAGACTCTCAAATGTCAAAGTCTGCTTACCGTGGACTTACACCAGCTGAGTATGCTGCTTACGGTGGaatcaaaacatattcacctgCATTTGGCATTACAACCTCAGTGATACCAACACAAGATGAGGTTAAAGTTGAAAAGGAAGTTTCAAAACAGAGTAGMCACAAAGCAATTGTAAAGGAACAATCAACGGTTGAACTTCTTGAAAGACAGGACACCTCTAGATGTGAAGAAAAGCTGGACCAGAGTCATGTAAAGGCTGGTTCCAGTGTCACAGTCCCAGTCATTGTGGTTTCAACACCATCTGACTCAACAGGAACAATATCAATACAAGATCCATGTACAGCAACTAGTCCAGTTGCAGCAAAACAAGCGGCAATAGTGACTCAAGAAATGCCAAAAGTGGTGGCTGTGCCTTCTGAAAACCAGAAGGAAAAAACCATAGTAACtacactgacaaaaataaaagatcctcttCTAAAAAGYGGTGACCAAGATTCCCTGAAGGTTGTAAAAAAACTTTTGAGTAGAGGGAAGGCCCAGACCGATGAGGAAAAAGCAAAATCTGATGTAAAATCTGACAAATCYGTCATCATAGAACCACCTGTTACACAGATTAAGCATGAAAGTTCAAAATCAGTTCCTGCTTATCCTACTCCGCCTGTTGAGTTAactgaaagcaataaaaaagacaacacaGAACCATGTTCAGCAGATAAACCTGACAAAAATGGCACTAATGACtcccctgcagcagcagcagcatctcttCTTAATGTCATGCAAAAGTCAAAGGGCATGAAATCAAAAGCGAGTGGGTGGTTGCGACTAAAGAAACACATGGTGGTGGAACAGGAGGAACCAAAATTCCCAGAGACAGGTTCTCAAGCTGAGATCCAAGAACAGGACCAGAGTGAAGWGACGAGGCTAGARGAGAAGCCAAGTGGTCAGGATGAGAAGCTAGCTACACCCAAAGACATAGACACTCCAAAGGCAACCAAGATGTGGGACGCTGTCCTCTTCCAGATGTTCTCCTCCAAAGAGAACATCATGCATCAGATTGAGTTAAACAAaagtgaagatgaaaaaaatgaggagaaaagcAATGAGCAGAAGGAGGTCCCTTCGTTTGCGTTTAGGCTACCGGTGTTGCTTTTCAGCCCCAGGTTTGATGCTAAGAAGCTGAAAGAAGCAGCCTCTAAACCAGTGTCAAAAATCTCTGTTGTGTTTGAAATGGGTCTGATTGGGCGGAAAGGTAAAGAAGAGGAACCAAAAGACTTTAACAGGAAGGCCAGAGGGTTTGCTGCTTCTTAA